The following coding sequences are from one Marinilabiliales bacterium window:
- a CDS encoding DNA-binding response regulator — protein sequence MVRYGLRASRAGGRGSFSLYLPGKLACRENCNDMIEIVIVDDHQIVRDGIKAMFFDCDRVKVTGEAAGYDELMQLLRQDIPDVVVLDISLPGKSGVEIAGELRQKHEKVGILMLSANTDEENIIESIRAGADGFLPKDTSREELTEAISLVNRGEEYFGANLSKIIYKSYTHHVKAARDDTGPPCLSDREKETLKCLADGLCSKEIADKLNISTRTVEFHKAKILEKLDLRTTADLVKYAIKQGIVKL from the coding sequence ATGGTGAGATATGGGCTGAGAGCGAGCCGGGCAGGGGGTCGAGGTTCATTTTCACTTTACCTTCCGGGGAAGTTAGCTTGTCGTGAAAACTGTAATGATATGATAGAAATAGTAATAGTTGATGACCACCAGATCGTGCGTGACGGGATAAAGGCAATGTTTTTTGACTGCGACCGGGTTAAGGTGACCGGCGAGGCGGCCGGATACGATGAGCTGATGCAGTTGCTCAGGCAGGATATTCCCGACGTTGTAGTGCTTGACATATCGCTGCCGGGCAAATCGGGCGTTGAGATTGCCGGCGAGCTACGACAAAAGCATGAGAAGGTCGGGATACTGATGCTGTCAGCAAATACAGATGAGGAAAATATAATTGAGTCGATACGTGCCGGCGCTGACGGCTTCCTTCCCAAGGACACCTCGCGGGAGGAGCTTACCGAGGCAATTTCCCTGGTTAACAGAGGTGAGGAGTATTTCGGGGCTAACCTTTCGAAGATCATATACAAAAGCTATACCCATCACGTGAAGGCAGCCCGGGACGATACCGGTCCGCCCTGCCTGTCGGACAGGGAAAAGGAGACACTGAAATGCCTGGCTGACGGACTTTGCAGCAAGGAGATAGCCGATAAGCTGAATATAAGCACCCGCACCGTAGAGTTCCACAAAGCCAAAAT